One Phoenix dactylifera cultivar Barhee BC4 chromosome 8, palm_55x_up_171113_PBpolish2nd_filt_p, whole genome shotgun sequence genomic window carries:
- the LOC103704340 gene encoding pathogen-related protein-like, giving the protein MASSAVEGDKYRSFMYGEGEKNTQWRSGAPPNYDVVDKLFEEGRTQVWPLGSIEEKVERLVKTWEMEIVHKIRPEDCKSVNPEKFIFSVNGRKPITHQDIVEMGGSYNAFLQTNLPEDRRIYNPAQETAESSQKAFTTALPRGFALEVLQVYSGPPTIVYKFRHWGYMEGPFKGHAPTGEKAEFFGMAIFHVDEEMRIEKVEFFYERGDFLAAFLKGAPTDGASSTSSRCPFMANK; this is encoded by the exons ATGGCCTCTTCCGCTGTTGAGGGAGATAAGTATCGCTCTTTTATGTATGGAGAAGGTGAGAAGAACACCCAATGGAGGTCTGGTGCTCCTCCGAACTATGATGTTGTGGACAAGCTCTTTGAAGAAGGCCGAACTCAG GTATGGCCGCTGGGATCGATTGAAGAAAAGGTAGAGCGGTTGGTGAAGACATGGGAAATGGAGATAGTCCACAAGATACGGCCTGAAGACTGCAAAAGCGTCAACCCCGAGAAGTTTATTTTCAGCGTAAATG GAAGAAAACCAATAACACATCAAGATATTGTTGAAATGGGAGGAAGCTACAATGCCTTCTTGCAAACCAACTTGCCTGAAGATCGCCGAATCTACAACCCAGCACAAGAGACGGCGGAGTCGTCGCAGAAGGCCTTCACCACAGCACTTCCTCGTGGCTTCGCCTTGGAAGTACTCCAAGTCTACAGTGGCCCCCCCACGATCGTGTACAAGTTCCGGCACTGGGGTTACATGGAGGGGCCATTCAAAGGGCACGCCCCAACTGGGGAGAAGGCTGAATTCTTCGGAATGGCCATTTTCCAC GTTGATGAAGAGATGAGGATTGAGAAGGTGGAGTTCTTTTACGAGCGTGGGGACTTTCTCGCCGCCTTCCTCAAAGGTGCACCAACGGACGGAGCGTCGTCAACTTCTTCCCGCTGCCCTTTCATGGCAAATAAATAA
- the LOC103704341 gene encoding pathogen-related protein-like encodes MASSAVEGDKYRSFMYGEGEKNTQWRSGAPPNFDVVDKLFEEGRTQVWPLGSIEEKVQRLVKTFEMEIAHKIRPEDYKCVNPEKFLFIVNGRKPLTLKDIRQIGGSYNAFLQTSLPEDLRIYNPAQETAESSQKAFTTALPRGFALEVLQVYSGPPTIVYKFRHWGYMEGPFKGHAPTGEKAEFFGMAIFHVDAEMRLEKVEFFYERGDFLAAFLKGAPTDGAQATSSRCPFMANK; translated from the exons ATGGCCTCTTCCGCTGTTGAGGGAGATAAGTATCGCTCTTTTATGTATGGAGAAGGTGAGAAGAACACCCAATGGAGGTCTGGTGCTCCTCCCAACTTTGATGTTGTGGACAAGCTCTTTGAAGAAGGCCGAACTCAG GTATGGCCACTGGGATCGATTGAGGAAAAGGTGCAGCGGTTGGTGAAGACATTTGAAATGGAGATAGCCCACAAGATACGGCCTGAAGACTACAAATGCGTCAACCCCGAGAAGTTTCTTTTCATCGTAAATG GAAGAAAACCACTAACACTGAAAGACATCCGCCAAATCGGAGGGAGCTACAATGCCTTCTTGCAAACCAGCTTGCCTGAAGATCTCCGGATCTACAACCCGGCACAAGAGACGGCAGAGTCGTCGCAGAAGGCCTTCACCACGGCACTTCCTCGTGGCTTCGCCTTGGAAGTTCTCCAAGTCTACAGTGGCCCCCCCACGATCGTGTACAAGTTCCGGCACTGGGGTTACATGGAGGGGCCATTCAAAGGGCACGCCCCAACTGGGGAGAAGGCAGAATTCTTCGGAATGGCCATTTTCCAC GTTGATGCAGAGATGAGGCTTGAGAAGGTGGAGTTCTTTTACGAGCGCGGGGACTTTCTCGCCGCCTTCCTCAAAGGTGCACCAACGGACGGCGCGCAGGCAACTTCTTCCCGCTGCCCTTTCAtggcaaataaataa